One Etheostoma cragini isolate CJK2018 chromosome 6, CSU_Ecrag_1.0, whole genome shotgun sequence DNA window includes the following coding sequences:
- the nop2 gene encoding probable 28S rRNA (cytosine(4447)-C(5))-methyltransferase isoform X1: protein MGRKLDPTNKVKRGPGRKSRKQKGAETELAKFITNDDETAPKRLSSRGRKRAAKRVQNSKKPKDAEEEQLKKGFTDENSKWLKPAKKKRKIDEPKNEDDSDEHWEEDDDDEEEEPKLKKGGKDQGKKEEEEEEDDDDEDEMVDDYGTLDDGSGEEAVEEESDGEELLPIERAAKKAKKLQETMALESDDDDDDEKEDDDEEEKKSEADMDEEDTVQANMDEMDKFRLPGVEESEREGIMSLDLKTIHQRIKDNIDVLCNFATKREEGKERAEYISLLKKDLCTYYSYNHFLIEKLMDLFPLSELVDFLEANEIQRPVTIRTNTLKTRRRDLAQALINRGVNLDPLGKWSKVGLVIYDSSVPVGATPEYLSGQYMLQGASSFLPVMALSPQEGELVLDMSSAPGGKTTYIAQLMRNTGMIVANDANADRLKSVVGNVHRLGVTNTVICNYDGRQFPKVMGGFDRVLLDAPCSGTGVIAKDPAVKTSKDEADIQRSAHLQKELILSAIDSVNAESPTGGYLIYCTCSIMVEENEWVVDYALKKRNVKLVSTGLDFGKEGFTRFKERRFHPTLRMSRRFYPHSHNMDGFFVAKLKKFSNVIPTAPAAKVEEDIADAPEATAVTNSPEEKPSKSSKTKKIVPAKAGGLKTKPRANGTEAKKRANAKPKGKKDLSAGPKKAKVAMMDGATVKGTEAKKPAVKTADETKVSKADKKEGSRFEKKQGKKRKTPMKAKDRMGKNKFRKLKHLLGKQGGE, encoded by the exons ATGGGTCGGAAGTTGGATCCCACCAACAAGGTGAAGCGAGGACCAGGGAGGAAATCCAGAAAGCAGAAAGGAGCGGAGACCGAGTTGGCCAAGTTTATAACTAATGATG aTGAAACTGCACCAAAGCGCCTGTCAAGTAGAGGCAGAAAAAG AGCTGCAAAAAGAGTCCAGAACTCGAAAAAGCCTAAAGATGCTGAAGAGGAACAGCTCAAGAAAG GATTCACTGATGAGAACAGTAAATGGTTGAAACCAGCTAAGAAAAAGCGCAAAATTGATGAACCCAAAAATGAGGATGACAGTGATGAACACTGGGAGGAAGATGATGAcgatgaagaggaggagccGAAGCTGAAGAAGGGAGGAAAAGACCaaggaaagaaggaggaggaggaggaggaggatgatgatgatgaagatgaaatgGTTGACGACTATGGTACACTCGATGACGGCAGTGGTGAGGAAGCAGTGGAAGAAGAAAGTGATGGGGAGGAA cttCTTCCCATTGAGCGTGCAgccaagaaagcaaaaaagctGCAGGAAACCATGGCTCTAGAGAGTGATGACGATGACGATGATGAGAAGGAAGATGACgatgaagaggaaaagaaatccGAGGCTGACATGGACGAGGAAGACACTGTGCAGGCCAACATGGATGAAATGGATAAATTTAGGCTACCTGGTGTAGAGGAAAGCGAGAGGGAAG GCATCATGTCTCTGGACCTGAAGACAATCCATCAAAGAATAAAGGACAACATTGATGTCCTTTGTAATTTCGCAACCAAAAGGgaagaggggaaagagagagcagagtaCATCTCTCTTTTGAAGAAGGATCTCTGTACTTATTACAGCTACAACCACTTCCTTATTGAGAAATTAATGGACCTCTTCCCTCTTTCAGAG CTGGTTGATTTCCTCGAGGCCAATGAAATTCAGAGACCTGTCACTATCCGGACCAACACACTGAAAACAAGGAGGAGGGATCTTGCACAG GCCTTGATCAACAGGGGAGTGAACCTTGATCCACTGGGGAAATGGTCTAAAGTGGGTTTGGTCATCTATGACTCCTCAGTACCTGTAG GTGCAACCCCAGAGTATCTGTCTGGTCAGTACATGCTGCAAGGAGCCTCCAGTTTTCTGCCCGTCATGGCGCTCTCTCCACAGGAGGGAGAGCTAGTGTTAGACATGAGTTCAGCCCCAGGAGGCAAGACCACCTATATTG CTCAGCTGATGAGAAATACGGGGATGATCGTGGCTAACGATGCCAACGCTGACAGATTGAAGAGTGTGGTAGGCAACGTCCACCGTCTGGGTGTCACCAACACTGTTATCTGCAACTACGATGGAAGGCAGTTCCCAAAG GTGATGGGTGGGTTTGATAGAGTGCTGCTTGATGCTCCGTGCTCAGGCACAGGAGTTATTGCTAAAGATCCAGCTGTGAAGACCAGTAAG GATGAGGCCGACATCCAGCGCTCTGCTCACTTGCAGAAAGAATTGATTTTATCTGCAATTGACTCTGTCAATGCAGAGTCCCCTACAGGAGGATATCTGATCTACTGCACGTGTTCAATAATg GTGGAGGAGAATGAATGGGTGGTGGACTACGCTTTAAAGAAAAGGAATGTAAAATTAGTTTCAACTGGACTTGACTTTGGCAAGGAAGGCTTCACCAG GTTCAAAGAACGTAGATTCCACCCTACTCTGCGAATGTCTCGCAGATTTTACCCTCATTCCCATAATATGGATGGGTTTTTTGTGGCCAAGCTGAAGAAATTCTCCAATGTTATTCCAACTGCACCAGCAGCAAAAG tagaAGAAGACATTGCAGATGCTCCTGAGGCGACAGCTGTAACAAACTCACCTGAAGAGAAACCATCCAAAAGTAGCAAGACAAAGAAGATTGTCCCCGCAAAAGCAGGCGGCTTAAAGACGAAACCCCGAGCCAATGGAACAGAAGCCAAGAAAAGGGCAAATGCCAAGCCAAAAGGCAAAAAGGACTTATCTGCTGgaccaaaaaaagcaaaggtcGCCATGATGGATGGAGCGACTGTAAAGGGGACGGAAGCCAAGAAGCCTGCAGTGAAGACAGCTGATGAAACTAAAGTTTCAAAGGCTGACAAAAAAGAAGGGAgcagatttgaaaaaaagcaaggcaaaaagagaaaaacacccATGAAGGCAAAGGACAGAATGGGAAAGAATAAATTCAGAAAGTTGAAGCACCTGTTGGGAAAACAAGGCGGAGAGTGA
- the ing4 gene encoding inhibitor of growth protein 4 isoform X1 → MWKQPIRVVHFGPEPVLFTFSKMAAGMYLEHYLDSIENLPFELQRNFNLMRDLDQRTEDLKGQIDSLAKEYTASARTLSSEQKLSILRQIQQSYSKCKEFGDDKVQLAMQTYEMVDKHIRRLDTDLARFEADLKEKQIESTDYDSTSSKGKKVETRQKEKKTAKTRSKVKSSDEDGSPKSAQKKVKLLQPGEFNSPATNFGNVHPSDVLDMPVDPNEPTYCLCHQVSYGEMIGCDNTDCSIEWFHFACVGLTTKPRGKWYCPRCSQDRKRK, encoded by the exons ATGTGGAAACAACCAATCCGAGTTGTCCATTTCGGACCGGAACCtgtgttgtttacattttctaagATGGCGGCGGGGATGTATTTGGAGCATTATTTGGACA GTATAGAAAACTTGCCCTTCGAGTTGCAGAGAAACTTCAATTTGATGAGAGATCTAGATCAACGCACAGAGG ATCTAAAGGGACAGATAGACTCTTTGGCCAAAGAGTACACAGCCAGCGCCAGGACTCTCTCCTCTGAACAAAAGCTGTCCATCctaagacagattcagcagtCTTACAGTAAATGCAAGGAGTTTGGAGATGATAAAGTGCAGCTGGCAATGCAGACCTATGAGATG GTCGACAAACACATCCGACGTCTTGACACAGACCTGGCTCGGTTTGAGGCAGACCTGAAGGAAAAGCAGATCGAGAGCACCGACTATGATTCCACCTCTAGTAAGGGGAAGAAAG TTGAAACcagacagaaggaaaagaagacGGCTAAAACAAGGTCTAAAGTGAAGAGTTCAGATGAAGACGGCAGTCCCAAGAGTGCACAGAAGAAAGTCAAACTCCTTCAGCC AGGAGAATTCAACAGCCCTGCCACCAACTTTGGGAATGTGCACCCATCTGATGTGCTGGACATGCCAGTGGACCCCAACGAACCCACCTACTGTCTGTGTCATCAGGTCTCTTACGGCGAGATGATCGGCTGTGACAACACTGAT TGCTCTATTGAGTGGTTCCATTTTGCCTGTGTGGGCCTGACAACTAAACCAAGAGGCAAATG gtATTGTCCACGATGCTCtcaagacagaaag
- the nop2 gene encoding probable 28S rRNA (cytosine(4447)-C(5))-methyltransferase isoform X2, producing MGRKLDPTNKVKRGPGRKSRKQKGAETELAKFITNDDETAPKRLSSRGRKRAAKRVQNSKKPKDAEEEQLKKGFTDENSKWLKPAKKKRKIDEPKNEDDSDEHWEEDDDDEEEEPKLKKGGKDQGKKEEEEEEDDDDEDEMVDDYGTLDDGSGEEAVEEESDGEELLPIERAAKKAKKLQETMALESDDDDDDEKEDDDEEEKKSEADMDEEDTVQANMDEMDKFRLPGVEESEREGIMSLDLKTIHQRIKDNIDVLCNFATKREEGKERAEYISLLKKDLCTYYSYNHFLIEKLMDLFPLSELVDFLEANEIQRPVTIRTNTLKTRRRDLAQALINRGVNLDPLGKWSKVGLVIYDSSVPVGATPEYLSGQYMLQGASSFLPVMALSPQEGELVLDMSSAPGGKTTYIAQLMRNTGMIVANDANADRLKSVVGNVHRLGVTNTVICNYDGRQFPKVMGGFDRVLLDAPCSGTGVIAKDPAVKTSKDEADIQRSAHLQKELILSAIDSVNAESPTGGYLIYCTCSIMVEENEWVVDYALKKRNVKLVSTGLDFGKEGFTRFKERRFHPTLRMSRRFYPHSHNMDGFFVAKLKKFSNVIPTAPAAKEEDIADAPEATAVTNSPEEKPSKSSKTKKIVPAKAGGLKTKPRANGTEAKKRANAKPKGKKDLSAGPKKAKVAMMDGATVKGTEAKKPAVKTADETKVSKADKKEGSRFEKKQGKKRKTPMKAKDRMGKNKFRKLKHLLGKQGGE from the exons ATGGGTCGGAAGTTGGATCCCACCAACAAGGTGAAGCGAGGACCAGGGAGGAAATCCAGAAAGCAGAAAGGAGCGGAGACCGAGTTGGCCAAGTTTATAACTAATGATG aTGAAACTGCACCAAAGCGCCTGTCAAGTAGAGGCAGAAAAAG AGCTGCAAAAAGAGTCCAGAACTCGAAAAAGCCTAAAGATGCTGAAGAGGAACAGCTCAAGAAAG GATTCACTGATGAGAACAGTAAATGGTTGAAACCAGCTAAGAAAAAGCGCAAAATTGATGAACCCAAAAATGAGGATGACAGTGATGAACACTGGGAGGAAGATGATGAcgatgaagaggaggagccGAAGCTGAAGAAGGGAGGAAAAGACCaaggaaagaaggaggaggaggaggaggaggatgatgatgatgaagatgaaatgGTTGACGACTATGGTACACTCGATGACGGCAGTGGTGAGGAAGCAGTGGAAGAAGAAAGTGATGGGGAGGAA cttCTTCCCATTGAGCGTGCAgccaagaaagcaaaaaagctGCAGGAAACCATGGCTCTAGAGAGTGATGACGATGACGATGATGAGAAGGAAGATGACgatgaagaggaaaagaaatccGAGGCTGACATGGACGAGGAAGACACTGTGCAGGCCAACATGGATGAAATGGATAAATTTAGGCTACCTGGTGTAGAGGAAAGCGAGAGGGAAG GCATCATGTCTCTGGACCTGAAGACAATCCATCAAAGAATAAAGGACAACATTGATGTCCTTTGTAATTTCGCAACCAAAAGGgaagaggggaaagagagagcagagtaCATCTCTCTTTTGAAGAAGGATCTCTGTACTTATTACAGCTACAACCACTTCCTTATTGAGAAATTAATGGACCTCTTCCCTCTTTCAGAG CTGGTTGATTTCCTCGAGGCCAATGAAATTCAGAGACCTGTCACTATCCGGACCAACACACTGAAAACAAGGAGGAGGGATCTTGCACAG GCCTTGATCAACAGGGGAGTGAACCTTGATCCACTGGGGAAATGGTCTAAAGTGGGTTTGGTCATCTATGACTCCTCAGTACCTGTAG GTGCAACCCCAGAGTATCTGTCTGGTCAGTACATGCTGCAAGGAGCCTCCAGTTTTCTGCCCGTCATGGCGCTCTCTCCACAGGAGGGAGAGCTAGTGTTAGACATGAGTTCAGCCCCAGGAGGCAAGACCACCTATATTG CTCAGCTGATGAGAAATACGGGGATGATCGTGGCTAACGATGCCAACGCTGACAGATTGAAGAGTGTGGTAGGCAACGTCCACCGTCTGGGTGTCACCAACACTGTTATCTGCAACTACGATGGAAGGCAGTTCCCAAAG GTGATGGGTGGGTTTGATAGAGTGCTGCTTGATGCTCCGTGCTCAGGCACAGGAGTTATTGCTAAAGATCCAGCTGTGAAGACCAGTAAG GATGAGGCCGACATCCAGCGCTCTGCTCACTTGCAGAAAGAATTGATTTTATCTGCAATTGACTCTGTCAATGCAGAGTCCCCTACAGGAGGATATCTGATCTACTGCACGTGTTCAATAATg GTGGAGGAGAATGAATGGGTGGTGGACTACGCTTTAAAGAAAAGGAATGTAAAATTAGTTTCAACTGGACTTGACTTTGGCAAGGAAGGCTTCACCAG GTTCAAAGAACGTAGATTCCACCCTACTCTGCGAATGTCTCGCAGATTTTACCCTCATTCCCATAATATGGATGGGTTTTTTGTGGCCAAGCTGAAGAAATTCTCCAATGTTATTCCAACTGCACCAGCAGCAAAAG aAGAAGACATTGCAGATGCTCCTGAGGCGACAGCTGTAACAAACTCACCTGAAGAGAAACCATCCAAAAGTAGCAAGACAAAGAAGATTGTCCCCGCAAAAGCAGGCGGCTTAAAGACGAAACCCCGAGCCAATGGAACAGAAGCCAAGAAAAGGGCAAATGCCAAGCCAAAAGGCAAAAAGGACTTATCTGCTGgaccaaaaaaagcaaaggtcGCCATGATGGATGGAGCGACTGTAAAGGGGACGGAAGCCAAGAAGCCTGCAGTGAAGACAGCTGATGAAACTAAAGTTTCAAAGGCTGACAAAAAAGAAGGGAgcagatttgaaaaaaagcaaggcaaaaagagaaaaacacccATGAAGGCAAAGGACAGAATGGGAAAGAATAAATTCAGAAAGTTGAAGCACCTGTTGGGAAAACAAGGCGGAGAGTGA
- the ing4 gene encoding inhibitor of growth protein 4 isoform X2: MRDLDQRTEDLKGQIDSLAKEYTASARTLSSEQKLSILRQIQQSYSKCKEFGDDKVQLAMQTYEMVDKHIRRLDTDLARFEADLKEKQIESTDYDSTSSKGKKVETRQKEKKTAKTRSKVKSSDEDGSPKSAQKKVKLLQPGEFNSPATNFGNVHPSDVLDMPVDPNEPTYCLCHQVSYGEMIGCDNTDCSIEWFHFACVGLTTKPRGKWYCPRCSQDRKRK, translated from the exons ATGAGAGATCTAGATCAACGCACAGAGG ATCTAAAGGGACAGATAGACTCTTTGGCCAAAGAGTACACAGCCAGCGCCAGGACTCTCTCCTCTGAACAAAAGCTGTCCATCctaagacagattcagcagtCTTACAGTAAATGCAAGGAGTTTGGAGATGATAAAGTGCAGCTGGCAATGCAGACCTATGAGATG GTCGACAAACACATCCGACGTCTTGACACAGACCTGGCTCGGTTTGAGGCAGACCTGAAGGAAAAGCAGATCGAGAGCACCGACTATGATTCCACCTCTAGTAAGGGGAAGAAAG TTGAAACcagacagaaggaaaagaagacGGCTAAAACAAGGTCTAAAGTGAAGAGTTCAGATGAAGACGGCAGTCCCAAGAGTGCACAGAAGAAAGTCAAACTCCTTCAGCC AGGAGAATTCAACAGCCCTGCCACCAACTTTGGGAATGTGCACCCATCTGATGTGCTGGACATGCCAGTGGACCCCAACGAACCCACCTACTGTCTGTGTCATCAGGTCTCTTACGGCGAGATGATCGGCTGTGACAACACTGAT TGCTCTATTGAGTGGTTCCATTTTGCCTGTGTGGGCCTGACAACTAAACCAAGAGGCAAATG gtATTGTCCACGATGCTCtcaagacagaaag